The Rhodamnia argentea isolate NSW1041297 chromosome 7, ASM2092103v1, whole genome shotgun sequence genome contains the following window.
TAGCATTTTTCAGTTGGACTGAGTTAATAGAAGGACTTGATCGCACTAACTTGACAATTTtcaggatttgattgcacttattGAAAGATTCGAAactctattgtacttttgtgacgaattttagaatttcattgcactttttgaaagttttaagacccCGATTGCGCTTTTATGATGAGTTGTAGAATTTTCAATACACTtgtaataataaataataaataaaaaacaaaaccagTGCTTCAAATTTTATGTGAATATGAAGTCAGACGACCTTTGGATAATGAGCCAGCGTTTACTTTCACCCAACCCCTGTTTCCATAGCTTGAGCTTCAGCCACATTACATTGGCTGGTCGTAGGCATGTACGTACGAAAAACAATCGGACTTCAAGTGTTGGGTCCGAGCTCCAATGTAATGTAAGAAATCAAACATAGTTCACAAGAAATATTTCTAATGTCCAAAGCACGGATTGTactttttgttactttatgaCCGAAGAATTAGTGCGTTCAAAATCTCATTGGCGGGCGGCACGATGGGCTCGCCTCATGCCTGGTCAGGCCCGTAGAAGAAAATGGGCAAGTTTAAGAAAGCCGGTCCCTGATAGGCAGGGCCCACCTAGGCCCCGTTGGAGCCCATTAATTTGAAAACGCGGGTTAAGTACAGTGTTAGGTCCTCTAAGTTTCAGTGTATCCGCCATTTGGTCCTTTAAGCTTTATtttatgcaatcaagtcctataTCGTTATCGATTTGTGCAATTCGATCCTCTAAGTTTTATTTTGTTCGCTCGAAAATCCTCTAGCATTCTTGATATGTGCAATCAAGTGCTTCCTTTACCCGTCGTAACTAACATTATCAAATCAcgattttgcttttcctttttctccaatttgattttttcgttGATTTGGCACTCATTTAGCACCACCTTAGCATCACGCGACACTATCTTCTACAATGACAATGCCATGTCATTAATTAGTCTGAGAGTTTGGTGAGAGTGATTCACTGAAGAATTTGATTGTGCAAATTGAGAAAGCCGGAGGAATTGAtaacacaaaataaaatttaggggACAAAATTGTATGAATGCTGATAATTTTGGTGGACGAAAACTATACTCAACCCTAAAAAATGTCGCATATATTTAATAACGAGCGCACTTGGACAAAATTAATAAGCCCAACTATAAAACCAGCTCGCTCAAGTCTATCGCAAAATAATACAAATCAAAGGGCCATAACACCACTACAATCATCAATCCAATGAAAAAGGTACCGAAAATGCCTTAAGCTTATTAtcttggtaccaatttagtcataaaaaagttaataaaatcAGTCTACATCAACACCGGTCATGCCGCATACGACGGCTAGAGACGGCTGACAATTTCTTGACAAAATTAACCAGATAAgttaaattggtatcaatacaaaAGGCTAAGAACTaaattattcaaattaaaaagatttataatcGAATTGATACCAaaacaatagatttaaaacttttttttatacttttcctttAGTCCAACGAGATCTTGCAAGTCCATGTTAGTGCCGGTCGATCCAATTAGTCTAAGATGTGTTCTTACTAACTCAATTATTCGGTCAAACCCGCTAAAAGCCCAAATAATGGTCTCTCGGGTCCATAATGCACCAACGATTTGGACCCGACAATTCAATCTGGTATCAGGTAAGCAACTAGATCTTTAATAATTCTAAATCTAGACAGTAATTATTGACAATGCATTATCTTATGTTTAATTGTTTAGTAGAACAGGTTGATATTGTCCGTGCTTGGCAGGCATTGGGCTAGCACAAATGATATATTACCCAAACCCATGCACCACGCTGGGTTAAACCCGATCCGTTCATCTCGGCCCAAAAACCCAACCCGATACGCGTCGGaaagtccaaatgaaaatacaTCAAATCAAATGCCGATGCTCTAAGAATTTCAAGAAACGGGACAACAGATGGCAGCCGAACGGTGACCGATGCAGAGATGAGCGTTCTCACAAATTCCAGCAAAACCAACCATTCCGACAATTACGAGTCCTTTATCTTTCCCTTCGAATCTATTCGGAGAGTTCGCAGGTTCAAAGCATGCCAAGAATAGTCCTCAAGCTGAACGAAATCAACAAGAAGCTGGCAATCTGGGAATTCAATCTACTTTGAACACCGATGACATATTCGAAGAACTACCGAGTGCATCTAACGAGTCACTACTACATCAACTAGCCATAAAATACAGTCCcaacacttaaatgatcgcaCCAGGCAGGTACGCTTTGCAATGAAGATAGTGAACAATTGGAACTCGACACCACTAGCAAACACCAACTCGCtgctcataaaaaaaaaaaaaaaagaaagaaagggagatACTACAAAACACAAACGGGCATAACCCGAATTTACAGACGCGTTTGGCTCAAAATCCCCTCACCCGCCGAAGCCGTACAGGGTCCGGCCCTGCCTCTTGAGGGCGTAGACGACGTCCATGGCGGTGACGGTCTTGCGGCGGGCGTGCTCGGTGTAGGTGACGGCGTCGCGGATGACGTTCTCGAGGAAGATCTTGAGGACCCCGCGGGTCTCCTCGTAGATGAGGCCGCTGATGCGCTTCACGCCGCCGCGGCGGGCCAGGCGGCGGATGGCGGGCTTGGTGATGCCCTGGATGTTGTCCCGGAGGACCTTGCGGTGCCTCTTTGCTCCGCCCTTGCCCAGGCCCTTGCCTCCCTTGCCGCGACCGGACATGGGTAAAGACGGATGGATGGACCGAGCTCCTTTAGGGTTTCGAGGGGAGCTTCGATTGAATGCGTTTTGAGCGCGAGCAAGAAACTGGCGCAAGGCCGAGGAAGACTTTTGTACGGCTATGCGGTTTTCTTGTTGGGAAAACGGGATTCTTTTCGACCGTCAGATTGGAAACTTTTGGACGGCGGAGAACAGCGATCCGTGCGTCTATGTTTGGTTGGTTGACAACTCTTGATCAAGGAAGCGGTGGTGCTCTCTTTAATCATTCCATATTATAAATAATATTATGATGAACGTACAAGTCATCTAAGTGGCTGTAGTTTAGTGGTGAGAATTCCACGTTGTGGCCGTGGAGACCTGGGCTCGAATCCCAGCAGCcacatttaattttttgttccttGGCTGTTTCATCGGGGGCCCAATTTTTATGACTTCTTTCAAGTAGTTTGTTAAGCAACTTTCAAGGGGCCCTTGTTAAGGAGCCAATTGCAGAAAGTCTTGCGAATTTTCAATGCGCTACTCATCCTCGTCTTGTGCACGgtcaatattttgaaaattgaattaatcCAATGAAACCTATTCGATAAGTGCATCAAGACACTTACTGTCAGGAGGCCATTCTTTTAAAGCAAAATTGCGATTAGCTCTCCGGATTGGGCTGCTTTCTCGAAATGCCTCCGATACTTGTGCTTATTTCAAATGACCTTTTTATATTTGATGAATGCATATCGATGATCGCTAGTGAAGAAAGTGATCGGCCACGATGCATGTGCATCTCTGTTAGGATTCGACGCACAATTACAACGAAGTAAagcgttaaaaaaaaaaaaagagacacaAAATTTTTGCCGGCGATCAGCGAAAGGGGATCATTGATACCTCAATTATATGGACTTCTATTTGAGACAAACTCAAGTAAAGGGGTACTTTTAGAAAATGTTCTCAATTCAGGGAGCTCATtgcaattttcccttctttgaaTTGACGCCGTCTTTTCCGTGGAAACGACAGCGTTGCTGGGTTTCTCGATTGACTCGAGTACGAGACCTCCTTCCTTACGTCGCTCTCTGCTTCGTAGCGGCGTTCGGACTTCACTCTGAGGCTCGAAGCGGCTTCCGATTCCAGCGCATCAAAACCTTGAAGTTCTTGGGGCGGAGGAAGCCGGAGGGTTTCACTCGGACACTGTCGCAACGGTACGGATCTTTAATTTCGTATTCATTGTCGATCTTACCTCGTTCTTCGTCCGCTTCGTTGTCCGAGCGTTGGGTTTCAGGATCTATGGATCGCTTAGCCGTGCATGTGGTTTTGGTTCTGCGTTGAATTGAATCGTTTAGCTCGGTGTAAGCCTGCTTGGCTCGAAGTGATTGAATCTTTTCTTTGAAGTATTGGCTCCAAAAGCTGTCTCATGGATTGAAATTTAGCGGCTTTTGTTTGGTTTATGATTGATACTGCCGAAGTGAAACCTTTGACGAATGCCCTGTTCCCATCGTGTTTTACCATAATCCTATTTTGGACCGTGACTGTTGTAGTTCGACTTTCACAATACTTTTCTGAGATATCTTATACTTGGatttctattgaaaattttatttatccACTATCTatcattgcaattgttcatTGTCCACCCCGTGAAAGTTCATCTGTGATCCAGAAAACATGTATGACCTCTTTATGGTTAAAGTTGGAGGATTGCTTCTGACAGAGTGAGTGACAAATGACAGAAAATGGTTACTTATGTATTGTAATTTGGAAGGCCAATTTTTTCAAGTTCTGACTAGGTGAATTGTACAAGTCCTTGCTAAGTATGATCAAGTCCTAGATCGGCCTAAAAATTGAGGCCTAGCTCGCTAAATCTGGTGGAAACTTGTAACACAATCAAGTATCGAGCCAAAGTGCTATTCGATCATATATTGGGTCAGTACGATATATGATTTTAACTCAATCTGGTATTATGACTGAATTGCACAATGCTGTTCTCCTTCTCACCCCTGAGTCTAAGCCTTTTATATATGCATAGTAGGAAACCATACAATGTGAACCAGGAATGGTAGTATTACAACAACACCAAATAGAACCTCTGCTATATATTGCAGGCTTTCTAATTTATCTACTTGAGGATACCCTGTTAAATTCTCGACTGTACTTTGGTGCAATGAACAATAAATGAACTGTTTTCTAAGCTATGAGGATGCCAGAATTCAcagcttcttttttcttgcttgcTTTATATGTTGTGGTGGATTGGTATAAATGTAattgtaaaattgaaattgggcaGAAGGACAGGAAGGAAAAATTAGATCGAAGAGAGACTGTTACTATTTCTTTTGCATTGTTTGGTGTTTGAGTTCTAATCATAATGTATTACTTTAACATCCTCGAGGATTTTTCTGTAGTTTCCATTTGAGTGTGAGTTACTTCCACTATATTGCTGTAGGATTAATGCAGTGTTAGATCTGCGGAAGCCCTTCTATTATCTGAATCTCAAACTGAAAAGAGCTTGCTCTTTGTTTTGGGATGTGCTCAAACCTTGGGACATGCGTTCATAAAGTTGAACACTATCCAAACAATACCATGTTGCTTTAATGTATTACATTGACACATTTGTTGTTTTTTCACTCTGTTTTGATACAGATGATCGATGATCAAGACCTGGGTTTCTTGGCCAACTTTCTTGGCATTTTCATCTTTGCATTGGTGATAGCGTACCATTATGTGACGGCTGACCCAAAGTATGAAGGAAATTAGGGATatgtttcctcctttttttttttcctgggttACAGTTAAGAAAAATGTGGATCGTCTGTGATTTTCGCTAGTGGACAGTACATTGATGTAGTGAATGGTTGGATCTGAGACAAGAACGTTGTGGATGTATTAATAAAGATTGCTGTTACTTGACAAATGCATACTGGAAGCTTTTGTATCTTCTCTGCTTAGATTCAAACAGATAAGTGTGATCCTTTTACCTATCGGGCTTGGCCACTGGATAGGGTTAGAAAGGTGTTCGCTTGGTTTTCCAGTAAATGATGTCAACAGCGTTCTGTTTCCCTATGATTTTGAGCATACTATCCTTAAGGATTTATTCGGTCGGCCGTGGATTTCATgctttaatatttcaaaagtgaaTTCACgaatgcctttttcttttccatgtcCAGTTTTCTGTAGCTGAGTTCTGGACTTTTGAAGTCACTGTAGTAAAGACCGTTTCATTATTACATTGTTAGTTAAGAGGATAATTAACATTTCCAGATCTACATGTTCAAAGCTTTTAGCTTGGAATAAATTTCGGAGATGTTTACGAGACGTGTAGGATTCTCCCTCTGAAGAAGCTCTTTTACCATTTCCTCCATGATCATTGTTTCTCTCATCAACCTGCTCAGGCAAAAGCTCAGGCCACCAATGCACAAAACTATTTGGCTCTTGAGCTCCTCCAAACCTTCTTGAGCATGAATTCTTGTTACCACTTCATTCGATCGGCGAAGAAATGAACTTGTAACCTTCGCAACATCTTTGTCATCTGTACCTGAAAATAAAGTCAGGTTTCCACTTTGCGACTTCCCTAATTCGATGTCCCAAGCCATTCTCGTCTTCTGCAATTCTGTGTCAATAGCAGAAAGGGACTTGAATGAAGTGACTGCTCCAAGGAATTGGATCGAAGTGCCCATCATTTCCTTGAAAAGCTCCAGATCCTGTTCCAATGGCTCTTGAATCTCCTTCCAAGCGACACCGATGCCCAGAGATAATCGTTGGAGAGACTCCAGTTGGAAGCTGGTAAATTGTATGAGGTCCACCATCTTCGACAAGCATTCGAGAATCTTGAGATAGCAATCCCCTGGAAAGGGGAGGAACCAGAAGTTAGGCTCTGATACGGCCTCTTCTGTCAGAACGCCATATATGGAGGTGCGGGTTCTTAGATCCCGTAGCTTTTCCTGAAAGGTGTGGAATCTTGAATCTGGCCATTGTTTCTCTTCCAAGCAAAGAACAATACCCTCAATGCATTCGCCCAGTTTTCTCAAGCTCGTTGAGAGTTCAACCTTAGCAAGGGTTGACGCTCTTGCAGGTTCACAAAGTAGTTCTACCATGATGAAGCAGATCAGTCCAATGGACGCCTCTGTGATTCTGGCGATCGCGAACTGTGTTGGGGGTCCATAATCTCTCCGACCCAAGATGAGCAACGCACCTATGACTGCTGAAATGCCACCCGCTTGGCCATACATTCTGCTGTGCCTGAGCAAGCTAGTGAAAATGATCCACGGAAGAAGAGGTAGGAATCTCAGGTGTACTGATCTTCCGCAAATGAAGTAACCCAGTAATCCATACACTGATCCCATGGCCGTGCCCTGTGCTCGCGCATTCGCGACAGTGAAGGTTGGTTGCCTTCCTGCCGCAAAACTGATTGCAATGGTGAGTCCTGCCCAGTACCCATTTTCCTTGTTATATATCAGACCAAATAGCACAGCGAGACCCAGAGAAAGGGAGCACTTCAATGCAAAAATCAAACTTTGGCAGCTCGGTTTCACGTTCAGCCTTGTCCTCCTCCTTCCGAAGCAATACTTAGCTTGATTTTTTTCTCCAGACTGTTGAGCAACGGAATCGTGGCTCTTGAAACCGACGGGTTTTAGAGTCTGTCTGAAAATCAGGTCGTGTTGGAGGATTTGGACACAGTGAAGGAAGAAAAGTGCTGGTAGGTCTTCCACAGATGCGGGGATGGTGGTGAAGGGCCGGAGGGCTTTTTCTATGTCGTCCCCCTTGGTCTCAGGAGCTGTTGTAGCATCACAAGGTGCGAAACATCTAGCTTGCTCGAGTTTTTGCCTCAAGTGCAGTTTAATTTTTGGAGAAGCCTTTTGAAGTTCTTGGTCCGCCATGCCGATAGGAAAAGAGGAGCAAGAATTGAGGGCCATTTCCATTCCTCTCAACGGCAGCTCTATTTCTCGCAATCTTTTTCCTAAGTTGACATAGTTAGGATTTAGGAATCCTAGTCCCGGTCTCTCCCATGACACACCTCTCTGTTCAGGAGCAAAAGTAGCATTAGCTAGAAGAACTAGTGAAAGAACTTCAGATGTAAAAAGAAAGGATGGGGATGGTGGAGCCTAAAAGCTATCATGACTTTATCAGGAAAATCAGCATGTAATACTAAAACTATGTCAAGACAagttttcttattttaattgattttactGTCCctctttttttgtaaaattctcCATTCAAGTTTTGGAAACTCAGAAGAAAGAAGTTGCGCGCagttttttcgaaaattgaagGTGAATAGCTGTTCAGGGGTACATCTAGAGCTATCCTTCTTGATTACCTCGTGTTCTTTGATATTTTGAAGGAGCTTCTTTGCTACTCTGGAAAAGCATGCTGCTTGGGAGATCAAGTCTACTGCAGCTGGGCGTCCCTTGGCGAAGAAACCATCTAAATAGAGATTCAGCCTCTCAGATGCATTCTCGGCATACAATCGGCATGTTTTCCTGATCTGCACAGGTAACGACGGTTGTCAATTTTAATCTGATGCAACCTAACTCTATACTTCATCAAGTATGCGGTCGATGCTGTCATGCTTTGGTTCGGGCTTAAGTTTTAGCACATCTCTTCACCAATCTAGCACTGCCTTTGTTTTATCATCCTTGATTGTTCTTGCCCAGCTAACTCAATACCCATCTTATTTAGGCACGGTATTTACTACGGTTCGTCATAGGACGTCTATTTGCCTAATACACTGCTGAAGTTTACTAATTTCTCATGACTTTTCACAAAGCTTGCTTAGGGACAGTGGACACTATACCGTGTGATGTCTCCTTTTGTGGACTTTTACACTGAAAGGACTAACCGGACAACATCTTCTTCCGTTTCGCTCAACTTTTCCAGGCATGGAGAATTGCTAGTTGGGTCGTATCTGCTCAAATGGGCCTAATCAGGGAGTTCTAGTATTCAGATTCCCAAGCATAAAGTGCTAGCATATGTTATCAGATTATGGAAATTGGAATATGGATCGAAGAACAATGGTACATTAAAAAGATATGAATCCAATCTCACAATATATACTGCACCAATACCAGTTAATGGACAAAATATAGTTAGCTTACTTAGTTACAACCAGTTGTGGATTCATTCCAGAAGAAGAATTCTATATGCTTTCTGAATGGTTCTTCCATGAGATAGAACTTGTCCTGTTAGGCTGGAAATGTTTTAAGCTTTTGGTCTGCTATCCTGATCTTGACCGCAGTAGATTCAACTTGCAAATAATCTTTCCACCGGAAACGAGAAAAAAACCCAGTTAAAATCTACCTTCAGATCATTTTCTTGGTTTCATGTGGAATGCTCTAATGTGTTAGATGTCTGTTCTAATCCCAAACTGTTTCACTTATCATTTGATGTTGTAACTCCATAGCAACAGTCAAAACCTGTCCTGTCCCTGGACTCAAACTGAGAAATCCAAGAACATGGAGTCAACTCTCCAGGGATGAGCATTTACCTCACTGCATGCAAGCCAAGGGTACGGGAACAAAAGAGCCAGCACCGAAGCCAGGGCGCCAAGTGCGGTGCTTGACGCCACGTGAACCGGGTGGGTCACAACTCCGGTGTTCGCTCCCCCTATGGCAGCTCCCACAAAGATGATCACCATCTGGCCGAAAGCGATCCTTTTGGACATCAGATGAGTCGACTCAGGCAGTGCAACCAGAAAAGCACCGAGGGACACCGCTGCGGCAGCCACGCCGTGAGTGGCGAACCGGGCAGGCCCGGCCAGCCACAAGCTCAACACGGAGAAAAGCATGACCTGAGTAGTCGCGTAGAAGGCGTTCCATACTCCTCTCAAAGCGTCGCCGACCGTTGCGTCCGACACGATCAAAATGGTCGTCACGTACGAGAAGGCCGGGTATGCCAAGAACTTCCGAACATGGGCCGGGGCGTAGAGGGTGATGAGCCCGACAATGGAGCAAGCCAGGGCCGTGCGCAGCGCCGACTTCAAGCGCGCACGCCGCACCGCTTGCACAGCTATTGTTGAGGCGGCCATTGAGGAGATGGTGTTGGTTTGGCCGGGTTTCTGAGCTTTTGTGCGGACAAAAGCGTGAAAATTTCGCTAGTgtgggaaggagagagaggaagagagagagattgtgtaGCGATTGCTAAGTGAAATAGTGACTTTGATGCTCTCTTATAACCTTGGAGCGGTTCAAGCTCTATAGCAAACATCGTGGCTCAGCCtcttggttttccttttttgttgtttttcggCCGAGCGTAAGCCCAAGTTAACCGGTTGTTTGATAGTAAACTCTACCGGTCAGCGTTTATTACCCACAtacgtacatacatacataatgGTTTTGCACTTATTAAAAAGACAGCTACCTACAATGCACAAAATGAGCCACACATGCCAAATTTACAAGAAGATAGTTGAGAATACCTGAAACAATTACGGTATATTCGATTTGAATCATAACTACTCAAGCCATTCGAGGGTGTACTACTCTTCGTCATGGCCCTATCGGTATGCCAGAAGTCAGATTGTGTCCATATGAGATAACAAATTTCCAAAACATAAGTTTGCAAAGATTGGCTCATGATATGAATCGATCTAGTGACCTTGTTGAAGACAATGTCAACCCACGACTACTAAGCAACAAGACTTGGTGGTGCAAATAGTTGAGTAATTTTCcacgaattaattttttttcgcaCTTTTGATTCACTGAAAATAATCGATCAACAGAAAACTATTTtacagtaaaaaaaatatatatatacacattaGTCTCGACCATCCCGACAAATGTCCAATTAAAATTGTTCGAATGCAATGTCTCATTCTTGTTATATATGTTAAATTGTTAATATAGCAAGTCAATTAGAGTGAGAACACATACATGAAAAACTCATCTACGTAAGCGATTTATTTCGTTTACTTCATACAGAATCGGTCTCTAACTTATAACTCACAGGCACAACACGATCGCATAGACTCAACCACCACTGGATTGATCGATTTGTTCACCGCCCAATTAGTATCTTCGATGCACAAGACACTTCTCCAATCACTATACCAAGATTAGAAAAAATGGATGAGACAATAGAATGGCCAGCGGAACATAACCATCTCGATGACCTTAGCATTGTTCTTAGAAGAAGTGctaattttcacttctttttcgGAAAACGAGACATCtagtcctttttcttttgttttcttttgggcTTTGGCCTACTTGACTCATCTCACACTATTGTGACATTTGATTTTGACTTCCTTTCGTTTGTCATCTATCTCTAGTTTTTGCCGAGAGAGGCGGAGGACCTTGTACGTCCCATCCCACGTTCCATGAACTGCTAGTAGACTCAGCCCCAACCCCCAAGCAACCATTTCCAATTTTTCACGTCAATCTTTTCCTAGCCATTTTTTTGGACTAACCGCTTATACATATGTCAACGAAAGGAAGAGAACGTTGCATTTTTCGCATCGAATGAACATTCACGAACGGATTGATTTTTATTTCCACGAGTTTCGATCGGGCACCCGCTTTATCGTATCTAATCACAACGTAAGGTCATTAATGTTGACTTCAACAACTTATTCAGAAACACATCTAATTCATTTCAGATTCCAATTACTTAT
Protein-coding sequences here:
- the LOC115749721 gene encoding histone H4, with translation MSGRGKGGKGLGKGGAKRHRKVLRDNIQGITKPAIRRLARRGGVKRISGLIYEETRGVLKIFLENVIRDAVTYTEHARRKTVTAMDVVYALKRQGRTLYGFGG
- the LOC115749720 gene encoding uncharacterized protein LOC115749720: MAASTIAVQAVRRARLKSALRTALACSIVGLITLYAPAHVRKFLAYPAFSYVTTILIVSDATVGDALRGVWNAFYATTQVMLFSVLSLWLAGPARFATHGVAAAAVSLGAFLVALPESTHLMSKRIAFGQMVIIFVGAAIGGANTGVVTHPVHVASSTALGALASVLALLFPYPWLACSEIRKTCRLYAENASERLNLYLDGFFAKGRPAAVDLISQAACFSRVAKKLLQNIKEHERGVSWERPGLGFLNPNYVNLGKRLREIELPLRGMEMALNSCSSFPIGMADQELQKASPKIKLHLRQKLEQARCFAPCDATTAPETKGDDIEKALRPFTTIPASVEDLPALFFLHCVQILQHDLIFRQTLKPVGFKSHDSVAQQSGEKNQAKYCFGRRRTRLNVKPSCQSLIFALKCSLSLGLAVLFGLIYNKENGYWAGLTIAISFAAGRQPTFTVANARAQGTAMGSVYGLLGYFICGRSVHLRFLPLLPWIIFTSLLRHSRMYGQAGGISAVIGALLILGRRDYGPPTQFAIARITEASIGLICFIMVELLCEPARASTLAKVELSTSLRKLGECIEGIVLCLEEKQWPDSRFHTFQEKLRDLRTRTSIYGVLTEEAVSEPNFWFLPFPGDCYLKILECLSKMVDLIQFTSFQLESLQRLSLGIGVAWKEIQEPLEQDLELFKEMMGTSIQFLGAVTSFKSLSAIDTELQKTRMAWDIELGKSQSGNLTLFSGTDDKDVAKVTSSFLRRSNEVVTRIHAQEGLEELKSQIVLCIGGLSFCLSRLMRETMIMEEMVKELLQRENPTRLVNISEIYSKLKALNM
- the LOC115749722 gene encoding dolichyl-diphosphooligosaccharide--protein glycosyltransferase subunit 4A, with product MIDDQDLGFLANFLGIFIFALVIAYHYVTADPKYEGN